A stretch of Paracoccus sp. N5 DNA encodes these proteins:
- a CDS encoding cytochrome c1, with product MTLRNASLTAVAALTVALAGGAVAQDATTAPGTTAPAGSSYQTTPQAAPAAEAPATGSETATEAPAEAEAGSDDQPAAAPAAEAPAAEEPAAEAPAEDAAATEAPAAEEPAAEQPAAEAPAEAAPAAEAPAAEPPAEAPAEEAAEPAAEPAAEAQPADQAESTEAAAPETAEPAAPAEEAAPAEAATEAEPAAEAAPAEEPAAAEGEHAAEHAAAPAEEAGASHAAPHIEDISFSFEGPFGKYDQFQLQRGLQVYTEVCAACHGLTYVPLRTLADEGGPALPEDQVRAYAATLSIMDEETGEERPRIPTDHFPTVHGDGMGPDLSLMAKSRAGFHGPYGTGISQLFNGIGGPEYIHAILTGFNGEEKEEAGSTFYHNAAFSTGWIKMPPPLSDGQVTYEDGTEATVDQMSRDVAAFLMWTAEPKMMDRKQVGFVSVLFLVVLSVLLYLTNKKLWWPIKHPRKPE from the coding sequence ATGACCCTGAGAAACGCATCGCTCACGGCTGTTGCGGCCCTGACGGTTGCCTTGGCAGGCGGGGCCGTGGCGCAGGACGCGACGACGGCGCCCGGCACCACCGCCCCCGCGGGCTCCAGCTACCAGACCACGCCGCAGGCCGCCCCGGCGGCCGAGGCCCCGGCCACCGGCTCCGAAACCGCGACCGAGGCTCCGGCCGAGGCCGAGGCAGGTTCTGACGACCAGCCGGCGGCGGCCCCCGCCGCGGAGGCTCCGGCCGCAGAGGAACCGGCTGCCGAGGCGCCGGCCGAAGACGCCGCGGCCACCGAGGCCCCTGCTGCTGAAGAGCCGGCTGCCGAGCAACCCGCGGCCGAGGCTCCGGCCGAAGCCGCGCCTGCCGCGGAAGCCCCGGCGGCCGAGCCCCCCGCAGAAGCTCCGGCCGAAGAGGCCGCCGAGCCCGCCGCGGAACCGGCGGCCGAAGCGCAGCCCGCCGACCAGGCGGAAAGCACCGAGGCTGCGGCTCCCGAGACCGCCGAGCCTGCGGCCCCGGCCGAGGAGGCCGCCCCCGCCGAAGCCGCGACCGAGGCTGAGCCGGCTGCCGAAGCCGCACCGGCCGAGGAACCCGCGGCCGCCGAGGGCGAGCATGCGGCCGAGCATGCCGCCGCCCCGGCCGAAGAGGCCGGCGCCAGCCATGCCGCGCCGCATATCGAGGACATCTCGTTCAGCTTCGAGGGCCCCTTCGGCAAATACGACCAGTTCCAGCTGCAACGCGGCCTGCAGGTCTATACCGAAGTCTGCGCCGCCTGCCACGGCCTGACCTATGTGCCGCTGCGCACGCTTGCCGACGAGGGCGGGCCCGCCCTGCCCGAGGACCAGGTCCGCGCCTATGCCGCGACCCTGTCCATCATGGACGAGGAAACCGGAGAGGAGCGCCCGCGCATCCCGACCGACCACTTCCCGACCGTGCATGGCGATGGCATGGGCCCCGACCTGTCGCTGATGGCCAAGTCGCGGGCCGGGTTCCACGGCCCCTATGGCACCGGCATCAGCCAGCTGTTCAACGGCATCGGCGGGCCGGAATACATCCACGCCATCCTGACCGGCTTCAACGGCGAGGAAAAGGAAGAGGCGGGCAGCACCTTCTATCACAACGCTGCCTTCTCGACCGGCTGGATCAAGATGCCGCCGCCGCTTTCGGACGGCCAGGTCACCTATGAGGACGGCACCGAGGCGACCGTGGACCAGATGTCGCGCGACGTGGCGGCCTTCCTGATGTGGACGGCCGAGCCGAAGATGATGGACCGCAAGCAGGTCGGCTTCGTCTC
- the petB gene encoding cytochrome b, with product MAGIPHDHYEPETGFERWLHRRLPVVSLVYDTIMIPTPKNLNWWWIWGIVLAFCLVLQIATGIVLVMHYTPHVDLAFASVEHIMRDVNGGYMLRYLHANGASLFFFAVYIHIFRGLYYGSYKAPREVTWIVGMLIYLMMMGTAFMGYVLPWGQMSFWGATVITGLFGAIPGIGASIQTWLLGGPAVDNATLNRFFSLHYLLPFVIAALVIVHIWAFHTTGNNNPTGVEVRRGSKEEAQKDTLPFWPYFVIKDLLALSVILVVFFAVVGFMPNYLGHPDNYTEANALATPAHIVPEWYFLPFYAILRAFTADVWAVQLVNWLSFGIVDAKFFGVLAMFGAIIVMALVPWLDTSRVRSGQYRPLFKWWFWILAVDFVVLMWVGAMPAEGIYPYIALAGAAYWFAYFLIILPLLGIIEKPLPMPQTIEDDFNAHYGPETHPAE from the coding sequence ATGGCCGGAATTCCCCACGACCATTACGAGCCCGAGACGGGTTTCGAACGCTGGCTGCACCGCCGCCTTCCGGTGGTCAGCCTGGTCTACGACACCATCATGATCCCCACCCCGAAGAACCTGAACTGGTGGTGGATCTGGGGCATCGTGCTGGCCTTCTGCCTGGTGCTGCAGATCGCGACCGGCATCGTGCTGGTGATGCATTACACCCCGCATGTCGACCTGGCCTTCGCCAGCGTCGAGCACATCATGCGCGACGTGAACGGCGGCTACATGCTGCGCTATCTGCATGCGAACGGCGCATCGCTGTTCTTCTTTGCCGTCTATATCCATATCTTCCGCGGCCTCTATTACGGCAGCTACAAGGCCCCGCGCGAGGTGACCTGGATCGTCGGCATGCTGATCTATCTGATGATGATGGGCACCGCCTTCATGGGCTACGTGCTGCCCTGGGGCCAGATGTCCTTCTGGGGCGCGACCGTCATCACCGGCCTCTTCGGCGCCATTCCGGGCATCGGCGCGTCGATCCAGACCTGGCTGCTGGGCGGCCCGGCGGTCGATAACGCCACGCTGAACCGCTTCTTCTCGCTGCATTACCTGCTGCCCTTCGTGATCGCGGCGCTGGTGATCGTCCACATCTGGGCCTTCCACACCACCGGCAACAACAACCCGACCGGGGTCGAAGTCCGTCGCGGTTCCAAGGAAGAGGCGCAGAAGGACACCCTGCCCTTCTGGCCCTATTTCGTGATCAAGGACCTGCTGGCGCTGTCGGTGATCCTGGTGGTGTTCTTCGCGGTGGTGGGCTTCATGCCGAACTATCTCGGCCACCCCGACAACTACACCGAGGCGAACGCCCTGGCGACGCCCGCGCATATCGTGCCGGAATGGTATTTCCTGCCCTTCTACGCCATCCTGCGCGCCTTCACCGCCGATGTCTGGGCGGTGCAGCTGGTGAACTGGCTGTCCTTCGGCATCGTCGACGCCAAGTTCTTCGGCGTGCTGGCGATGTTCGGTGCCATCATCGTCATGGCGCTGGTGCCCTGGCTTGACACCTCGCGGGTGCGCTCGGGCCAGTACCGGCCGCTGTTCAAGTGGTGGTTCTGGATCCTGGCGGTGGATTTCGTCGTGCTGATGTGGGTCGGCGCCATGCCGGCCGAGGGGATCTATCCCTATATCGCGCTGGCGGGTGCGGCCTATTGGTTCGCCTATTTCCTGATCATCCTGCCGCTTCTGGGCATCATCGAGAAACCGCTGCCCATGCCTCAGACCATCGAGGACGACTTCAACGCCCATTACGGGCCCGAAACCCATCCTGCCGAGTAA